The Paenibacillus macerans genome includes a window with the following:
- a CDS encoding TlyA family RNA methyltransferase, with protein sequence MSVSKERIDVLLVEQGFFDSREKAKAAIMAGLVFGGQERIEKAGTKIPRDTELTVKGAIHPYVSRGGLKLEKALKRFGIDLTGRTMLDIGSSTGGFTDCALQHGAGYVYAIDVGYNQLDWSLRNDERVNVKERTNFRYMTPEDLDGPKPDFASIDVSFISLKIILPPLLALLERPADIAALIKPQFEAGREKVGKSGVVRDPKVHLDVLETVLSFAEELGYCVRGLTFSPITGGEGNIEFLAHLRLETNGGSADLDGSGEAGRRQRIRETAERVVMEASETFSGGPSQ encoded by the coding sequence ATGTCGGTTTCCAAGGAACGCATAGACGTCCTGCTCGTGGAGCAGGGATTTTTCGACAGCAGGGAAAAAGCGAAGGCGGCCATTATGGCCGGGCTCGTGTTCGGCGGGCAGGAGCGGATCGAAAAGGCCGGCACGAAAATACCGCGCGATACGGAGCTTACGGTGAAGGGCGCGATCCATCCTTATGTCAGCCGCGGCGGGCTTAAGCTGGAGAAGGCGCTGAAGCGGTTCGGGATCGATTTGACGGGCCGGACGATGCTGGATATCGGGTCGTCCACCGGCGGGTTTACCGATTGTGCCCTGCAGCACGGGGCCGGCTACGTGTACGCCATCGATGTCGGATACAACCAGCTTGACTGGTCGCTCCGCAACGATGAGCGGGTTAACGTAAAGGAGCGGACGAACTTCCGCTATATGACGCCGGAGGATTTGGACGGGCCGAAGCCGGATTTTGCCAGCATCGACGTCTCGTTCATTTCGCTGAAAATCATTTTGCCCCCGCTCCTGGCTTTATTGGAAAGGCCTGCGGATATCGCGGCGCTGATCAAGCCGCAATTTGAAGCGGGGCGCGAAAAAGTCGGGAAATCCGGGGTCGTGCGGGATCCCAAGGTGCATCTGGATGTGCTGGAAACGGTGCTTTCCTTTGCCGAGGAGCTGGGGTATTGCGTGCGTGGATTGACCTTTTCACCAATCACCGGCGGGGAAGGAAATATCGAATTTTTGGCCCATCTTCGCCTTGAGACGAACGGCGGCTCAGCCGATCTGGACGGCAGCGGAGAAGCCGGACGGCGACAACGGATACGGGAAACGGCCGAGCGCGTCGTCATGGAAGCGTCCGAAACCTTTAGCGGAGGCCCATCGCAATGA
- the xseA gene encoding exodeoxyribonuclease VII large subunit: MEQRILTIKELNRYIKMKLDSDRLLSEVWIRGEISNFTHHSSGHMYFTLKDESSRVKCIMFASYNQRLPFRPKEGAKVIARGNVTVYERDGQYQFYATQMQPDGIGSLYLAFEQLKQKLEAEGLFAPERKRPLPRFPRTIGVVTSPTGAAVRDILTTLQRRYPQAAVILYPVLVQGKGAAPSIVKAIRALNAMGEADVLIVGRGGGSLEELWAFNEEQVARAIYESAVPVISAVGHETDFTIADFAADLRAATPTAAAELAVPHTAELRALLRQREQVLQQGLQHRLQQARERLRRLQRSPALLQPRRSLLQHAERLDRLSMRLASRMETRLTLSGASHDRLHQRLLRYHPQEALRFVKRRRQEADRLLRQAMLGALKEKSRLLQAGIRQLDALSPLKVMGRGYSLVYDERGEKLIKTLADVEPGDIVKVKITDGELDCEVRSMMREGAGQDEGTGSA; the protein is encoded by the coding sequence GTGGAGCAGCGGATATTAACGATCAAGGAATTGAACCGCTATATCAAAATGAAGCTGGATTCGGACCGCCTGCTTTCGGAGGTGTGGATTCGCGGGGAGATTTCCAATTTTACGCACCATTCCAGCGGCCATATGTATTTTACGCTGAAGGATGAAAGCAGCCGGGTCAAATGCATCATGTTCGCCTCGTACAACCAGCGTCTGCCGTTCAGGCCGAAGGAAGGGGCGAAAGTGATCGCCCGGGGCAATGTGACGGTGTATGAGCGGGACGGGCAGTACCAATTTTATGCGACCCAGATGCAGCCGGACGGGATCGGCAGTCTGTATCTCGCCTTCGAACAGCTGAAACAGAAGCTGGAGGCGGAAGGACTGTTCGCGCCGGAGCGCAAGCGGCCGCTGCCGCGCTTTCCGCGCACGATCGGCGTCGTGACGTCGCCGACCGGCGCGGCGGTGCGGGATATCCTGACGACGCTGCAGCGCCGTTATCCGCAAGCGGCCGTGATCCTGTACCCGGTATTGGTGCAGGGCAAAGGCGCGGCGCCGTCTATCGTCAAGGCGATCCGGGCGCTGAACGCCATGGGCGAAGCCGACGTGCTGATCGTCGGCCGCGGCGGCGGCTCGCTCGAGGAGCTGTGGGCGTTTAACGAGGAGCAGGTCGCGCGGGCGATCTATGAATCGGCGGTGCCCGTCATCTCGGCCGTCGGCCACGAGACGGACTTCACCATCGCCGATTTCGCCGCCGACCTGCGCGCCGCCACGCCCACCGCCGCCGCCGAGCTCGCCGTGCCGCATACGGCCGAGCTGCGCGCGCTGCTGCGCCAGCGCGAGCAGGTGCTGCAGCAAGGCTTGCAGCACCGCCTGCAGCAGGCGCGCGAACGGCTGCGCCGGCTGCAGCGCTCGCCGGCGCTTCTGCAGCCGCGGCGCAGCCTGCTCCAGCACGCGGAGCGGCTGGACCGGCTGTCCATGCGGCTGGCGAGCCGCATGGAGACGCGCCTTACGCTAAGCGGCGCGTCCCACGACCGCCTGCATCAGCGGCTGCTGCGATACCACCCGCAGGAGGCGCTGCGGTTCGTCAAGCGGCGGCGGCAAGAGGCCGACCGGCTGCTGCGGCAGGCGATGCTTGGCGCGCTTAAGGAGAAATCCCGGCTGCTTCAGGCGGGCATCCGCCAGCTTGACGCGCTGAGCCCGCTCAAAGTCATGGGCCGGGGCTACAGCCTCGTCTACGATGAGCGGGGGGAAAAGCTGATCAAAACGTTGGCGGATGTTGAGCCCGGCGATATAGTAAAGGTGAAAATAACGGACGGGGAACTCGATTGTGAGGTAAGGAGCATGATGCGGGAAGGAGCTGGACAAGATGAAGGAACGGGAAGCGCTTGA
- a CDS encoding polyprenyl synthetase family protein: MAEVSELVASRLQSAIPAEWTVPETLGSSMKYSLMAGGKRLRPLLVVAAAEALGGSRDAALPVACAVEMVHTYSLIHDDLPALDNDDYRRGKLTNHKVFGEAMAILAGDGLLTHAFYSIAQAGRGYGVPAEQVLAIVEDLARYAGPSGMVGGQVADMEGEQGLTELEQLQYIHEHKTADLIVFSVKAGGRIAAAAEEQLKALEQYGRCLGLAFQIQDDILDLVGDERKLGKKTQSDVKQQKVTFPYFLGLEASRAEVEKLTAAAKAAIGSGIVPHPERLLDIADVLVRRDH, encoded by the coding sequence ATGGCGGAGGTCTCGGAACTGGTGGCCTCCCGCCTGCAATCCGCGATCCCCGCGGAATGGACCGTGCCGGAGACGCTGGGCAGTTCGATGAAATATTCACTTATGGCAGGGGGCAAGCGGCTGCGGCCGCTGCTCGTCGTGGCTGCGGCGGAGGCGCTGGGAGGAAGCCGGGACGCTGCGCTGCCCGTCGCCTGCGCCGTGGAAATGGTGCATACGTATTCGCTGATCCATGACGATTTGCCGGCCCTGGACAACGACGACTATCGGCGCGGGAAGCTGACCAATCATAAAGTGTTCGGGGAAGCGATGGCGATTTTGGCCGGGGACGGTCTGCTCACCCACGCTTTTTACAGCATTGCGCAGGCGGGACGGGGGTACGGGGTGCCCGCGGAGCAGGTGCTCGCGATTGTGGAGGATCTGGCGCGTTATGCCGGCCCTTCCGGCATGGTCGGCGGGCAGGTGGCCGATATGGAAGGGGAGCAGGGCTTAACCGAACTGGAGCAGCTGCAGTATATCCACGAGCATAAAACCGCGGATCTGATCGTTTTTTCCGTCAAGGCCGGCGGAAGAATCGCCGCGGCGGCGGAAGAACAGCTGAAAGCGCTTGAACAATACGGCCGCTGCCTCGGACTTGCTTTTCAGATTCAGGACGATATTCTGGATCTCGTCGGCGACGAGCGCAAGCTCGGCAAAAAAACGCAAAGCGACGTCAAGCAGCAGAAAGTGACCTTTCCTTATTTTCTGGGCCTCGAAGCTTCCCGCGCCGAGGTGGAAAAGCTCACGGCCGCGGCCAAAGCCGCGATCGGAAGCGGAATCGTGCCTCATCCGGAGCGTTTGTTGGATATAGCCGATGTCCTGGTGCGAAGGGACCACTAA
- a CDS encoding Asp23/Gls24 family envelope stress response protein: protein MSTLPTEFERTDIGEIQIAPEVIEVIAGLATVEVKGVAGMSGGFAGGIAELLGRKNLSKGVKVEVGQREAAVDVSVIIEYGNRLPEVASEIQRNVKRSIETMTGLNVVEVNVHIHDVIFKAAEKAEEAEPTHRVK, encoded by the coding sequence ATGAGTACATTGCCTACGGAATTCGAACGCACGGATATCGGGGAAATCCAGATCGCTCCGGAAGTGATCGAAGTGATCGCCGGTTTGGCCACCGTCGAGGTGAAAGGCGTGGCCGGCATGAGCGGCGGTTTCGCCGGCGGCATCGCCGAACTGCTGGGGAGAAAAAATCTTTCCAAGGGCGTTAAAGTCGAAGTCGGACAACGTGAAGCGGCCGTAGACGTATCCGTCATCATCGAGTACGGCAACCGTTTGCCTGAAGTCGCCTCGGAAATTCAACGCAACGTCAAGCGTTCCATCGAAACGATGACCGGCCTGAACGTAGTGGAAGTGAACGTGCATATCCATGACGTCATTTTTAAGGCGGCTGAAAAAGCCGAAGAAGCCGAACCGACTCATCGCGTAAAATAG
- the folD gene encoding bifunctional methylenetetrahydrofolate dehydrogenase/methenyltetrahydrofolate cyclohydrolase FolD, whose product MSAPIINGKQVSQDIRASLREEVEELKKQGLTPGLAVVLVGEDPASQVYVRNKEKACHDLGYYSEVHRLPASASQEELLALVDKLNRQNNIHGILVQLPLPKHIDEKAVIDAIAVDKDVDGFHPVNVGNLVIGDDSLLPCTPAGVIELIKRAGVEIAGKHAVVIGRSNIVGKPVSLLLQRENATVTMCHSRTANMKELTKQADILVVAIGRANFVDASYVKPGAVVIDVGMNRLDNGKLAGDVDFDSVKEVSGPITPVPGGVGPMTITMLMQNTLIAAKRLQGLA is encoded by the coding sequence ATGTCAGCACCGATTATTAACGGAAAACAAGTTTCGCAGGATATCCGCGCGAGCCTTCGCGAAGAAGTGGAAGAGCTTAAGAAGCAAGGGCTTACTCCCGGTCTTGCCGTCGTTCTCGTCGGCGAAGATCCGGCGTCCCAGGTTTACGTGCGCAACAAGGAAAAAGCCTGCCATGACCTGGGCTATTATTCCGAAGTTCACCGTTTGCCGGCTTCCGCCTCGCAGGAGGAGCTGCTGGCGCTGGTGGACAAGCTGAACCGCCAAAACAACATCCACGGGATATTGGTGCAGCTTCCGCTGCCGAAGCATATCGACGAGAAGGCCGTTATCGACGCGATTGCCGTGGACAAGGACGTCGACGGGTTCCATCCCGTCAATGTCGGCAACCTGGTGATCGGAGATGACAGCCTGCTCCCTTGTACGCCTGCGGGAGTCATCGAATTAATCAAGCGCGCGGGCGTAGAAATCGCGGGCAAGCATGCGGTAGTGATCGGGCGCAGCAATATCGTCGGCAAACCGGTGTCCCTGCTGCTGCAGCGGGAGAACGCGACGGTCACGATGTGCCATTCGCGGACGGCGAATATGAAGGAATTGACCAAGCAGGCGGACATTTTGGTCGTGGCGATCGGCCGGGCCAATTTCGTGGACGCTTCCTATGTGAAGCCGGGCGCGGTCGTGATCGACGTCGGCATGAACCGGCTCGATAACGGGAAGCTGGCCGGAGACGTCGATTTCGACAGCGTCAAGGAAGTTTCCGGTCCGATTACGCCGGTGCCCGGCGGCGTCGGCCCGATGACGATTACGATGCTGATGCAAAACACGCTGATCGCCGCCAAACGTTTGCAAGGATTGGCGTAA
- the recN gene encoding DNA repair protein RecN: MLVHLSIRNLAVVEAVDISFASGFHVLTGETGAGKSIIIDALGLIAGGRGSADLIRYGCDKAEMEASFDLPEHHPVWTALSRLGIGGDPGELLIIRREISMQGKSSARVNGQLVNLSMLREVGDQLINLHGQHEHQTLLRPERHLELLDAYGAGAIEPIKTKYQQTYAEFVRIDKEYSELRNTSQQALQMLDLYRFQINEIAAASLKPGEDELLNEEKVKLSHSEKMMDSVSRAYELLYGPQGLDAVAKAIARLSEVAGYDSKGIAPLVEQLQSAYYQLEDSAYGLRGYRERIEFNPERLEEVEERLDLISTLRRKYGDDVQGILDYYEKIRKEADTLENKDELLEQLQAKRSEMTSKLLAEAAELSAVRQQIATDLAEQIESELKDLQMERTSLQVKLTWNEDPQGLEWQGKKVRPGKQGIDSAEFLISPNPGEPLRPLSKIASGGELSRMMLALKSIFARHDQVPVLIFDEVDTGVSGRAAQSIANKLSRLSGACQVFAITHLPQVACMADRQYLIEKIVDDGRTMTRVNPLDAAGRVNELARMLGGVEITKKTRHHAHEMLKLAQAQKDGLLSTAQ; this comes from the coding sequence ATGTTGGTTCATTTATCGATTCGCAATTTGGCTGTTGTTGAAGCGGTGGATATTTCGTTTGCTTCCGGTTTTCATGTACTGACGGGCGAAACGGGCGCCGGCAAATCGATTATTATCGATGCGCTTGGCTTGATTGCGGGAGGCCGCGGCTCGGCCGACTTAATCCGTTACGGCTGCGACAAAGCCGAAATGGAGGCATCCTTCGACCTGCCCGAGCATCATCCGGTTTGGACTGCGTTAAGCCGGTTAGGCATCGGCGGCGATCCCGGAGAACTGCTGATCATCCGCCGGGAAATCAGCATGCAGGGCAAAAGCTCGGCCAGAGTCAACGGCCAGCTCGTCAATCTGTCGATGCTGCGCGAAGTCGGCGATCAATTGATCAATCTGCACGGACAGCACGAGCATCAGACGCTGCTCCGCCCGGAGCGCCACCTGGAGCTGCTGGACGCCTACGGCGCCGGCGCGATCGAGCCGATCAAAACGAAATATCAGCAGACTTATGCCGAATTTGTCCGGATCGATAAAGAATACAGCGAGCTTCGCAATACGAGTCAGCAGGCCCTGCAAATGCTGGATCTGTACCGGTTCCAGATCAACGAAATCGCCGCGGCCTCCTTAAAACCGGGCGAAGATGAATTGCTTAACGAGGAAAAGGTCAAGCTATCCCATAGCGAGAAGATGATGGACTCGGTGTCCCGGGCTTATGAACTGCTGTACGGGCCGCAAGGGCTCGATGCCGTCGCCAAGGCGATCGCCCGCTTAAGCGAGGTCGCGGGCTACGACAGCAAAGGGATTGCTCCGCTGGTCGAACAGCTGCAGTCCGCTTATTACCAATTGGAGGACTCGGCATACGGTTTGCGGGGATACCGGGAGCGCATCGAATTTAACCCCGAACGGCTCGAGGAAGTGGAGGAACGGCTTGATTTGATTTCCACCCTGCGGCGCAAATACGGAGACGATGTTCAGGGGATTTTGGATTATTACGAAAAAATCCGCAAGGAAGCGGACACGCTTGAAAATAAGGACGAACTGCTGGAGCAGCTGCAAGCCAAACGTTCGGAAATGACGTCCAAGCTGTTGGCGGAGGCTGCCGAATTAAGCGCTGTACGGCAGCAAATCGCCACGGATCTTGCGGAACAAATCGAAAGCGAATTGAAGGATTTGCAAATGGAGCGGACCAGTTTGCAGGTCAAACTAACCTGGAATGAAGACCCGCAAGGCTTGGAGTGGCAAGGCAAAAAGGTAAGGCCCGGCAAGCAGGGAATCGACAGCGCGGAATTCCTCATTTCCCCCAACCCGGGGGAACCGCTCAGACCGCTGAGTAAAATCGCTTCCGGCGGCGAATTGTCCCGGATGATGCTGGCTTTAAAGAGCATTTTTGCCCGCCATGATCAAGTGCCTGTATTGATTTTTGACGAGGTGGATACGGGAGTTAGCGGGCGCGCCGCCCAATCGATCGCCAACAAGCTGTCGCGGTTGTCCGGCGCGTGCCAGGTTTTTGCCATTACGCATCTTCCTCAGGTGGCTTGTATGGCGGATCGTCAGTATTTAATCGAAAAAATTGTGGACGATGGCCGGACGATGACCCGCGTAAACCCCTTGGATGCGGCAGGGCGCGTAAACGAGCTTGCCCGCATGCTGGGCGGCGTGGAAATCACGAAAAAGACACGGCACCATGCTCATGAAATGCTGAAGCTGGCACAGGCGCAGAAGGATGGCTTATTAAGTACGGCACAATGA
- the nusB gene encoding transcription antitermination factor NusB → MKRRLAREIAIQSLYHMEMNEVEAEEAVSMLLSEAAGDNEGEVKLSDAEGDKAFVLELVNGTWSRKDAIDGLLSDYLKGWQISRLSKVDRQVLRLAAYEMIFRDDVPGKVAVNEAIELAKHFGTEESGKFVNGVLGKMIQDVDQLKSKI, encoded by the coding sequence ATGAAACGGCGATTGGCGAGAGAAATTGCAATTCAAAGTTTGTATCATATGGAAATGAACGAAGTGGAAGCGGAAGAAGCGGTTTCGATGCTGCTTTCCGAAGCCGCGGGCGATAACGAGGGCGAAGTCAAATTGTCCGATGCCGAAGGAGACAAGGCGTTTGTCCTTGAGCTAGTCAACGGGACCTGGAGCCGAAAAGACGCGATTGACGGACTGCTGTCCGACTATTTGAAGGGCTGGCAGATCAGCCGGCTGTCGAAAGTCGACCGCCAAGTGCTGCGGCTGGCGGCGTACGAAATGATATTCCGCGACGACGTTCCGGGCAAAGTGGCCGTCAACGAGGCGATCGAGCTCGCCAAGCATTTCGGCACCGAGGAATCGGGCAAATTCGTAAACGGCGTGCTCGGCAAAATGATTCAGGACGTGGATCAGCTTAAAAGCAAAATCTAA
- the dxs gene encoding 1-deoxy-D-xylulose-5-phosphate synthase — protein MAVLLSQIHEPADLKNLSVDQLTSLAAEIRRFLIEKLSATGGHLAPNLGVVELTIALHYCYNSPEDKFIFDVGHQAYVHKILTGRMDRFDTLRKYKGLCGFVKRSESEHDVWEAGHSSTSLSAAMGMALARDLKGESHRVVAVIGDGALTGGMAFEALNHIGHEKKDLMVILNDNEMSIAPNVGAMHNYLTKLRSDRNYLRAKDEVEQLLRRIPAIGGKLARTVERMKDSLKYMMVSGVLFEELGFKYLGPVDGHDLPGLIESFKQANNVSGPVLVHVLTTKGKGYTPAEMDSHKWHGVSTPYKIESGQLLKAVGNPTYTEVFGQTLIELAEQDERIVAVTPAMPGGSGLVKFAERFPDRMIDVGIAEQHAATMCAALAMEGMKPVFAVYSTFMQRAYDQIVHDICRHNANVMFAIDRAGFVGADGETHQGVFDIAFLRHIPNMVLMMPKDENELRHMMKTALEYNDGPIGYRYPRINVPGVPLDEELALIPIGSWEMVREGEGPAIIAVGPMVQVAEEAADMMKREGVTASVVNARFLKPLDESMLLKLAHGSGELIVLEEASQAGSLGSAVLEFYAERGITGLDIRLMGVPDRFIEHGSIKEQLEEVGLTAEGVIMELKKFRSDQPYSLAKKVKPV, from the coding sequence ATGGCTGTGCTGCTTTCACAAATTCATGAGCCTGCCGATCTGAAAAACCTGTCCGTGGACCAATTGACTTCGCTTGCGGCGGAAATCCGCCGGTTTTTGATCGAAAAGCTGTCGGCGACAGGCGGGCATCTGGCTCCCAATCTGGGCGTGGTGGAATTGACGATCGCCCTGCACTACTGCTACAACAGTCCCGAAGACAAATTTATTTTTGACGTCGGCCATCAGGCCTATGTACATAAAATATTGACGGGGCGGATGGACCGGTTTGACACGCTGCGCAAGTACAAAGGGTTATGCGGGTTTGTCAAGCGGAGCGAAAGCGAGCATGACGTGTGGGAAGCGGGCCATAGCAGCACTTCGCTCTCGGCGGCCATGGGCATGGCTTTGGCGCGCGATTTGAAAGGCGAATCGCACCGGGTCGTCGCCGTCATCGGCGACGGTGCGCTGACCGGGGGCATGGCGTTTGAAGCGCTCAATCATATCGGTCACGAGAAAAAAGATCTCATGGTGATCCTGAACGACAACGAGATGTCGATTGCGCCCAACGTGGGAGCGATGCATAACTATTTGACCAAACTCCGCTCCGACCGCAATTATCTGCGGGCCAAAGACGAGGTGGAGCAGTTGCTCAGGAGGATCCCGGCGATTGGCGGCAAGCTGGCCAGAACCGTGGAGCGGATGAAGGACAGCTTGAAATACATGATGGTTTCCGGCGTTTTGTTCGAGGAGCTTGGTTTTAAATATCTCGGCCCGGTGGACGGTCATGATTTGCCGGGATTGATCGAATCGTTTAAGCAAGCTAACAATGTAAGCGGCCCTGTATTGGTTCACGTGTTGACAACCAAAGGTAAAGGGTATACGCCGGCGGAAATGGATTCGCACAAATGGCACGGCGTCAGCACGCCGTACAAAATCGAATCGGGCCAGCTGCTCAAGGCGGTCGGCAATCCGACATATACGGAAGTGTTCGGACAAACGCTGATCGAGCTGGCCGAACAGGATGAGCGCATTGTCGCGGTCACGCCGGCGATGCCCGGCGGCTCGGGGCTGGTGAAATTCGCCGAGCGCTTCCCGGACCGGATGATTGACGTAGGCATCGCCGAGCAGCACGCGGCGACGATGTGCGCGGCGTTGGCGATGGAGGGCATGAAGCCGGTTTTCGCCGTGTACTCTACCTTCATGCAGCGCGCTTACGACCAGATCGTACACGATATTTGCCGGCATAACGCCAACGTAATGTTCGCCATCGACCGGGCGGGATTTGTCGGGGCGGACGGGGAAACGCACCAGGGAGTTTTCGATATCGCCTTTTTGCGGCATATTCCGAACATGGTGCTGATGATGCCGAAGGATGAAAACGAACTGCGCCATATGATGAAAACCGCGCTGGAATACAACGACGGTCCGATCGGCTACCGTTATCCGCGGATTAACGTTCCCGGCGTTCCGCTGGACGAGGAGCTCGCCTTGATTCCGATCGGCAGCTGGGAAATGGTCCGCGAAGGGGAAGGACCGGCGATCATCGCGGTCGGCCCGATGGTGCAGGTGGCCGAAGAAGCCGCCGACATGATGAAGCGGGAAGGCGTGACGGCCTCCGTCGTCAACGCCCGGTTTTTAAAGCCGCTCGACGAAAGCATGCTGCTGAAGCTGGCGCATGGCAGCGGCGAGCTGATCGTGCTTGAGGAAGCGTCCCAGGCGGGCAGCTTGGGCAGCGCCGTTCTGGAGTTTTACGCCGAGCGCGGCATCACCGGGCTGGACATCCGCCTGATGGGAGTGCCGGACCGGTTCATCGAACACGGCAGCATTAAAGAACAGCTGGAGGAAGTCGGTTTGACGGCGGAGGGCGTTATTATGGAATTGAAAAAATTCCGTTCCGATCAGCCGTATTCCCTCGCCAAGAAGGTTAAGCCGGTTTAA
- the amaP gene encoding alkaline shock response membrane anchor protein AmaP, with protein sequence MAKILDRLLLFIYSLSIGILSVIAILLLTDAVPPDFYAAQERNLYIAAWVVAVVLFLLSIRFFYISVKRERGSLPSINQRTEYGDIQISVDTIENLSYKAATRVRGIKEVKTRIRITEAGLEIVVRALVDGETSIPALTEEVQKQVHDHVEEITGIPVSYVSVYIANLVHSPAVKSRVE encoded by the coding sequence GTGGCCAAAATTTTAGACAGACTTTTGCTGTTTATTTACAGCTTGAGCATCGGAATTTTATCCGTCATCGCGATCCTCCTGTTGACGGACGCCGTGCCGCCCGATTTCTATGCGGCCCAGGAAAGAAACCTGTACATAGCGGCTTGGGTGGTGGCCGTCGTGTTGTTTTTGCTGAGCATCCGCTTTTTTTACATTTCGGTAAAAAGAGAGCGCGGCTCCCTGCCGTCCATCAATCAACGTACGGAATACGGAGATATTCAAATTTCCGTGGATACGATCGAAAACTTGTCGTACAAAGCGGCTACCCGCGTGCGCGGCATCAAAGAGGTCAAGACGCGAATCCGGATTACGGAAGCGGGCTTGGAAATCGTGGTAAGAGCCCTTGTGGATGGAGAAACCTCGATTCCCGCCCTAACGGAGGAAGTGCAAAAACAGGTTCACGATCATGTGGAGGAAATTACGGGGATTCCCGTATCCTATGTTTCGGTTTACATCGCCAACCTGGTTCATTCGCCTGCCGTCAAAAGCCGGGTTGAATAG
- the ahrC gene encoding transcriptional regulator AhrC/ArgR, translated as MKGQRHIKIREIIAAKEIETQDELVEALREAGYQVTQATVSRDIKELMLIKVPTDDGRYKYSMPTAQRYNPVQKLQRALIDSFVHIDHTGNLVVMKCLPGTANSVAVLIDNMEWPDLLGTICGDDTILLICRSEEYGLYVIEQIMSYISG; from the coding sequence ATGAAAGGACAACGACATATTAAAATTCGCGAGATCATCGCAGCGAAGGAAATCGAAACCCAGGACGAGCTGGTGGAGGCTTTGCGTGAGGCCGGTTACCAGGTGACGCAGGCGACCGTATCCCGCGATATTAAAGAATTAATGCTGATCAAGGTGCCGACCGATGACGGCAGGTACAAATACTCGATGCCGACCGCGCAGCGTTACAATCCCGTGCAGAAATTGCAGCGGGCCTTGATCGACAGCTTCGTACATATCGATCACACGGGCAATTTGGTCGTGATGAAATGCCTGCCGGGGACGGCGAACTCGGTGGCTGTTCTGATCGACAACATGGAATGGCCCGACCTGCTTGGGACGATTTGCGGGGACGATACGATTTTGCTGATCTGCCGCAGCGAGGAGTACGGTTTATATGTGATTGAGCAGATTATGAGCTATATTTCCGGGTGA
- the xseB gene encoding exodeoxyribonuclease VII small subunit, giving the protein MAEQPEKNFEEAMNELENIVSELERGDVPLEKAIDLFQQGMRLSQLCSQKLAQVERKIEMIVEEDGEIGKKPFQPPSGDSEDF; this is encoded by the coding sequence ATGGCGGAGCAACCGGAAAAGAACTTTGAAGAAGCGATGAACGAGCTGGAGAATATCGTTTCGGAGCTGGAGCGCGGCGATGTGCCGCTGGAAAAAGCGATCGATCTGTTCCAGCAGGGCATGCGGCTTTCCCAGCTGTGCAGCCAAAAGCTGGCCCAGGTGGAACGCAAGATCGAAATGATCGTTGAAGAGGATGGAGAAATAGGGAAAAAGCCTTTTCAGCCGCCTTCAGGCGACAGCGAAGATTTCTAA
- a CDS encoding DUF2273 domain-containing protein produces MFWKQLWESHRGRLLGVAAAVFLCPIYLFFGFWNMLFCALLLFIGYTIGKQKDLDQGPLLPWGEIWEWLSSRWRPFK; encoded by the coding sequence GTGTTCTGGAAGCAATTGTGGGAGAGTCACAGGGGACGCTTGCTGGGCGTGGCCGCGGCGGTGTTTCTATGCCCGATTTATCTGTTTTTCGGATTTTGGAATATGCTGTTTTGCGCGCTGCTTCTGTTTATCGGGTATACGATCGGCAAGCAAAAGGATTTGGATCAAGGCCCGCTGTTGCCCTGGGGCGAGATCTGGGAATGGTTGTCTTCGCGCTGGCGTCCTTTCAAATGA